From the genome of Drosophila melanogaster chromosome 2L, one region includes:
- the Dap160 gene encoding dynamin associated protein 160, isoform G — translation MNSAVDAWAVTPRERLKYQEQFRALQPQAGFVTGAQAKGFFLQSQLPPLILGQIWALADTDSDGKMNINEFSIACKLINLKLRGMDVPKVLPPSLLSSLTGDVPSMTPRGSTSSLSPLDPLKGIVPAVAPVVPVVAPPVAVATVISPPGVSVPSGPTPPTSNPPSRHTSISERAPSIESVNQGEWAVQAAQKRKYTQVFNANDRTRSGYLTGSQARGVLVQSKLPQVTLAQIWTLSDIDGDGRLNCDEFILAMFLCEKAMAGEKIPVTLPQEWVPPNLRKIKSRPGSVSGVVSRPGSQPASRHASVSSQSGVGVVDADPTAGLPGQTSFEDKRKENYVKGQAELDRRRKIMEDQQRKEREERERKEREEADKREKARLEAERKQQEELERQLQRQREIEMEKEEQRKRELEAKEAARKELEKQRQQEWEQARIAEMNAQKEREQERVLKQKAHNTQLNVELSTLNEKIKELSQRICDTRAGVTNVKTVIDGMRTQRDTSMSEMSQLKARIKEQNAKLLQLTQERAKWEAKSKASGAALGGENAQQEQLNAAFAHKQLIINQIKDKVENISKEIESKKEDINTNDVQMSELKAELSALITKCEDLYKEYDVQRTSVLELKYNRKNETSVSSAWDTGSSSAWEETGTTVTDPYAVASNDISALAAPAVDLGGPAPEGFVKYQAVYEFNARNAEEITFVPGDIILVPLEQNAEPGWLAGEINGHTGWFPESYVEKLEVGEVAPVAAVEAPVDAQVATVADTYNDNINTSSIPAASADLTAAGDVEYYIAAYPYESAEEGDLSFSAGEMVMVIKKEGEWWTGTIGSRTGMFPSNYVQKADVGTASTAAAEPVESLDQETTLNGNAAYTAAPVEAQEQVYQPLPVQEPSEQPISSPGVGAEEAHEDLDTEVSQINTQSKTQSSEPAESYSRPMSRTSSMTPGMRAKRSEIAQVIAPYEATSTEQLSLTRGQLIMIRKKTDSGWWEGELQAKGRRRQIGWFPATYVKVLQGGRNSGRNTPVSGSRIEMTEQILDKVIALYPYKAQNDDELSFDKDDIISVLGRDEPEWWRGELNGLSGLFPSNYVGPFVTSGNV, via the exons ATGAACTCGGCGGTGGATGCGTGGGCTGTGACCCCGAGGGAGCGTTTGAAGTACCAGGAACAGTTTAGGGCACTCCAGCCGCAGGCAGGATTCGTTACCGGCGCCCAGGCCAAAGGGTTCTTCCTGCAGTCCCAGCTGCCGCCCCTGATCCTGGGCCAAATATG GGCTCTGGCGGACACTGATTCCGACGGCAAGATGAACATCAATGAGTTCAGCATAGCCTGCAAGCTTATCAACCTCAAGTTGCGCGGCATGGACGTTCCCAAGGTTCTTCCTCCCAGCCTGCTGTCGTCTCTTACCGGCGATGTCCCCTCGATGACGCCACGTGGCTCCACAAGCTCCTTGAGCCCTTTGGATCCACTCAAGGGAATAGTTCCGGCAGTAGCTCCAGTTGTTCCCGTTGTGGCTCCACCGGTGGCTGTGGCTACTGTCATTTCACCGCCTGGAGTCTCAGTGCCGTCTGGCCCCACACCCCCCACCAGCAATCCACCTAGTCGCCACACGTCTATCTCAGAGCGAGCGCCATCGATCGAGTCTGT CAACCAAGGAGAATGGGCCGTTCAAGCTGCCCAAAAGCGTAAATACACGCAGGTGTTCAATGCTAATGATCGCACCCGATCTGGTTACTTAACTGGATCCCAGGCACGCGGCGTTCTCGTACAGAGCAAGTTACCCCAGGTCACGCTGGCCCAAATCTGGACGCTGTCCGACATCGACGGCGATGGACGGCTGAACTGCGACGAGTTTATTCTTGCCATGTTCCTATGCGAGAAGGCCATGGCTGGTGAGAAAATTCCGGTTACCTTGCCCCAGGAATGGGTACCGCCCAACTTGCGCAAAATAAAATCGCGACCGGGATCGGTCTCAGGGGTGGTATCCCGTCCTGGCTCACAGCCGGCCTCCCGACACGCATCTGTTTCATCCCAAAGCGGAGTGGGAGTCGTGGATGCTGACCCAACAGCCGGACTACCTGGACAAA CTTCCTTCGAAGACAAGCGAAAGGAGAATTATGTTAAGGGTCAAGCAGAGCTGGATCGTAGGCGCAAAATTATGGAGGACCAGCAGCGCAAGGAGCGGgaagagagagagcgaaagGAGCGTGAAGAGGCTGATAAGCGTGAAAAGGCTCGTTTGGAGGCCGAGCGTAAGCAGCAGGAGGAACTAGAGCGACAGCTCCAACGCCAGCGAGAGATTGAGATGGAGAAGGAGGAGCAGCGCAAGAGGGAACTGGAGGCTAAGGAGGCGGCCAGAAA GGAGCTTGAGAAGCAGCGCCAGCAGGAATGGGAGCAGGCTAGAATTGCCGAAATGAACGCACAGAAGGAGAGGGAACAAGAACGTGTTCTAAAGCAGAAGGCACACAACACCCAGCTTAATGTGGAGCTCAGCACACTGAATGAAAAA ATCAAGGAGCTTTCGCAGAGGATTTGCGACACTCGTGCCGGCGTGACAAACGTAAAGACCGTTATCGACGGAATGCGCACCCAGCGCGACACTTCCATGTCCGAAATGTCGCAGCTGAAAGCGCGGATTAAGGAACAGAACGCTAAACTGCTTCAGCTCACCCAAGAGAGGGCCAAGTGGGAGGCCAAGAGCAAGGCCAGCGGGGCTGCCTTGGGAGGGGAGAATGCGCAGCAGGAGCAACTGAATGCCGCATTCGCCCACAAGCAG TTAATTATTAACCAAATAAAGGATAAAGTCGAGAATATCAGTAAAGAGATTGAGTCAAAGAAGGAGGACATCAACACTAATGATGTACAGATGTCTGAGCTCAAGGCCGAGCTCTCCGCTCTAATCACAAAGTGCGAGGATCTGTACAAGGAATACGATGTGCAGCGCACCTCGGTGCTGGAATTGAAGTACAATCGAAAGAACGAAACTAGTGTATCGTCGGCCTGGGACACAGGCTCTTCCAGTGCTTGGGAGGAGACGGGTACGACTGTCACCGATCCCTACGCAGTTGCGAGCAATGATATCTCCGCACTGGCCGCTCCAGCTGTGGACTTAGGGGGACCGGCCCCAGAAGGATTCGTGAAATATCAAGCAGTATACGAGTTCAACGCACGCAACGCGGAGGAGATTACCTTTGTGCCTGGTGACATTATCCTGGTGCCATTGGAGCAGAACGCCGAGCCGGGATGGTTGGCTGGCGAAATAAATGGCCACACCGGCTGGTTCCCTGAATCCTATGTGGAGAAACTAGAAGTCGGTGAAGTTGCTCCTGTCGCCGCTGTCGAAGCCCCGGTTGATGCTCAAGTGGCCACCGTGGCTGACACCTACAATGACAATATCAATACCAGCTCGATTCCGGCAGCTTCCGCAGATCTGACTGCCGCCGGCGATGTCGAGTATTATATAGCCGCATATCCTTATGAGTCCGCCGAGGAAGGCGATTTGAGCTTCAGTGCCGGTGAGATGGTCATGGTCATCAAGAAGGAGGGTGAGTGGTGGACAGGTACCATTGGTAGCCGCACGGGCATGTTTCCTTCGAACTATGTCCAAAAGGCTGATGTGGGCACAGCGAGCACAGCCGCTGCCGAACCGGTAGAATCTCTTGATCAG GAGACGACGCTAAACGGCAACGCTGCCTACACCGCTGCTCCCGTGGAGGCACAGGAGCAGGTTTACCAGCCGCTGCCTGTTCAGGAGCCCAGCGAGCAGCCGATATCTAGCCCAGGCGTTGGCGCCGAGGAGGCGCACGAAGACCTCGACACTGAAGTTTCCCAGATAAATACACAGTCCAAAACACAGAGCAGCGAGCCTGCCGAGAGCTACAGCCGACCCATGTCACGCACCTCTTCCATGACACCC GGAATGCGTGCCAAGCGGTCTGAGATTGCTCAAGTAATCGCGCCCTATGAGGCAACCAGCACGGAACAGCTTTCGCTGACGAGAGGCCAATTAATAATGATCCGTAAAAAGACGGACTCCGGCTGGTGGGAGGGTGAGCTGCAGGCAAAGGGTCGACGGCGGCAGATCGGATGGTTCCCGGCCACTTACGTGAAGGTTCTCCAAGGCGGGCGCAACAGCGGACGGAATACTCCGGTTTCCGGTAGTCGAATCGAGATGACTGAACAGATCTTGG ACAAGGTCATTGCTCTCTATCCGTACAAAGCACAAAATGACGACGAGCTGTCGTTTGATAAGGACGATATCATTAGCGTTCTGGGTCGGGATGAGCCGGAGTGGTGGCGTGGCGAGCTGAATGGCCTTTCCGGTCTCTTCCCTAGCAACTATGTGGGGCCCTTCGTGACGTCCG GAAACGTATAA
- the Dap160 gene encoding dynamin associated protein 160, isoform D: MNSAVDAWAVTPRERLKYQEQFRALQPQAGFVTGAQAKGFFLQSQLPPLILGQIWALADTDSDGKMNINEFSIACKLINLKLRGMDVPKVLPPSLLSSLTGDVPSMTPRGSTSSLSPLDPLKGIVPAVAPVVPVVAPPVAVATVISPPGVSVPSGPTPPTSNPPSRHTSISERAPSIESVNQGEWAVQAAQKRKYTQVFNANDRTRSGYLTGSQARGVLVQSKLPQVTLAQIWTLSDIDGDGRLNCDEFILAMFLCEKAMAGEKIPVTLPQEWVPPNLRKIKSRPGSVSGVVSRPGSQPASRHASVSSQSGVGVVDADPTAGLPGQNKRKENYVKGQAELDRRRKIMEDQQRKEREERERKEREEADKREKARLEAERKQQEELERQLQRQREIEMEKEEQRKRELEAKEAARKELEKQRQQEWEQARIAEMNAQKEREQERVLKQKAHNTQLNVELSTLNEKIKELSQRICDTRAGVTNVKTVIDGMRTQRDTSMSEMSQLKARIKEQNAKLLQLTQERAKWEAKSKASGAALGGENAQQEQLNAAFAHKQLIINQIKDKVENISKEIESKKEDINTNDVQMSELKAELSALITKCEDLYKEYDVQRTSVLELKYNRKNETSVSSAWDTGSSSAWEETGTTVTDPYAVASNDISALAAPAVDLGGPAPEGFVKYQAVYEFNARNAEEITFVPGDIILVPLEQNAEPGWLAGEINGHTGWFPESYVEKLEVGEVAPVAAVEAPVDAQVATVADTYNDNINTSSIPAASADLTAAGDVEYYIAAYPYESAEEGDLSFSAGEMVMVIKKEGEWWTGTIGSRTGMFPSNYVQKADVGTASTAAAEPVESLDQETTLNGNAAYTAAPVEAQEQVYQPLPVQEPSEQPISSPGVGAEEAHEDLDTEVSQINTQSKTQSSEPAESYSRPMSRTSSMTPGMRAKRSEIAQVIAPYEATSTEQLSLTRGQLIMIRKKTDSGWWEGELQAKGRRRQIGWFPATYVKVLQGGRNSGRNTPVSGSRIEMTEQILDKVIALYPYKAQNDDELSFDKDDIISVLGRDEPEWWRGELNGLSGLFPSNYVGPFVTSEIKPDPGACSRRSKGIQRLWQQWRGCDIDQAAQHGDASNNKLRGIIQAVHITKRRDGQLMGCAYVRFECNELLAKSMLQENGNQLVGKAVVVDWQPELPKKRFRQWRCW, encoded by the exons ATGAACTCGGCGGTGGATGCGTGGGCTGTGACCCCGAGGGAGCGTTTGAAGTACCAGGAACAGTTTAGGGCACTCCAGCCGCAGGCAGGATTCGTTACCGGCGCCCAGGCCAAAGGGTTCTTCCTGCAGTCCCAGCTGCCGCCCCTGATCCTGGGCCAAATATG GGCTCTGGCGGACACTGATTCCGACGGCAAGATGAACATCAATGAGTTCAGCATAGCCTGCAAGCTTATCAACCTCAAGTTGCGCGGCATGGACGTTCCCAAGGTTCTTCCTCCCAGCCTGCTGTCGTCTCTTACCGGCGATGTCCCCTCGATGACGCCACGTGGCTCCACAAGCTCCTTGAGCCCTTTGGATCCACTCAAGGGAATAGTTCCGGCAGTAGCTCCAGTTGTTCCCGTTGTGGCTCCACCGGTGGCTGTGGCTACTGTCATTTCACCGCCTGGAGTCTCAGTGCCGTCTGGCCCCACACCCCCCACCAGCAATCCACCTAGTCGCCACACGTCTATCTCAGAGCGAGCGCCATCGATCGAGTCTGT CAACCAAGGAGAATGGGCCGTTCAAGCTGCCCAAAAGCGTAAATACACGCAGGTGTTCAATGCTAATGATCGCACCCGATCTGGTTACTTAACTGGATCCCAGGCACGCGGCGTTCTCGTACAGAGCAAGTTACCCCAGGTCACGCTGGCCCAAATCTGGACGCTGTCCGACATCGACGGCGATGGACGGCTGAACTGCGACGAGTTTATTCTTGCCATGTTCCTATGCGAGAAGGCCATGGCTGGTGAGAAAATTCCGGTTACCTTGCCCCAGGAATGGGTACCGCCCAACTTGCGCAAAATAAAATCGCGACCGGGATCGGTCTCAGGGGTGGTATCCCGTCCTGGCTCACAGCCGGCCTCCCGACACGCATCTGTTTCATCCCAAAGCGGAGTGGGAGTCGTGGATGCTGACCCAACAGCCGGACTACCTGGACAAA ACAAGCGAAAGGAGAATTATGTTAAGGGTCAAGCAGAGCTGGATCGTAGGCGCAAAATTATGGAGGACCAGCAGCGCAAGGAGCGGgaagagagagagcgaaagGAGCGTGAAGAGGCTGATAAGCGTGAAAAGGCTCGTTTGGAGGCCGAGCGTAAGCAGCAGGAGGAACTAGAGCGACAGCTCCAACGCCAGCGAGAGATTGAGATGGAGAAGGAGGAGCAGCGCAAGAGGGAACTGGAGGCTAAGGAGGCGGCCAGAAA GGAGCTTGAGAAGCAGCGCCAGCAGGAATGGGAGCAGGCTAGAATTGCCGAAATGAACGCACAGAAGGAGAGGGAACAAGAACGTGTTCTAAAGCAGAAGGCACACAACACCCAGCTTAATGTGGAGCTCAGCACACTGAATGAAAAA ATCAAGGAGCTTTCGCAGAGGATTTGCGACACTCGTGCCGGCGTGACAAACGTAAAGACCGTTATCGACGGAATGCGCACCCAGCGCGACACTTCCATGTCCGAAATGTCGCAGCTGAAAGCGCGGATTAAGGAACAGAACGCTAAACTGCTTCAGCTCACCCAAGAGAGGGCCAAGTGGGAGGCCAAGAGCAAGGCCAGCGGGGCTGCCTTGGGAGGGGAGAATGCGCAGCAGGAGCAACTGAATGCCGCATTCGCCCACAAGCAG TTAATTATTAACCAAATAAAGGATAAAGTCGAGAATATCAGTAAAGAGATTGAGTCAAAGAAGGAGGACATCAACACTAATGATGTACAGATGTCTGAGCTCAAGGCCGAGCTCTCCGCTCTAATCACAAAGTGCGAGGATCTGTACAAGGAATACGATGTGCAGCGCACCTCGGTGCTGGAATTGAAGTACAATCGAAAGAACGAAACTAGTGTATCGTCGGCCTGGGACACAGGCTCTTCCAGTGCTTGGGAGGAGACGGGTACGACTGTCACCGATCCCTACGCAGTTGCGAGCAATGATATCTCCGCACTGGCCGCTCCAGCTGTGGACTTAGGGGGACCGGCCCCAGAAGGATTCGTGAAATATCAAGCAGTATACGAGTTCAACGCACGCAACGCGGAGGAGATTACCTTTGTGCCTGGTGACATTATCCTGGTGCCATTGGAGCAGAACGCCGAGCCGGGATGGTTGGCTGGCGAAATAAATGGCCACACCGGCTGGTTCCCTGAATCCTATGTGGAGAAACTAGAAGTCGGTGAAGTTGCTCCTGTCGCCGCTGTCGAAGCCCCGGTTGATGCTCAAGTGGCCACCGTGGCTGACACCTACAATGACAATATCAATACCAGCTCGATTCCGGCAGCTTCCGCAGATCTGACTGCCGCCGGCGATGTCGAGTATTATATAGCCGCATATCCTTATGAGTCCGCCGAGGAAGGCGATTTGAGCTTCAGTGCCGGTGAGATGGTCATGGTCATCAAGAAGGAGGGTGAGTGGTGGACAGGTACCATTGGTAGCCGCACGGGCATGTTTCCTTCGAACTATGTCCAAAAGGCTGATGTGGGCACAGCGAGCACAGCCGCTGCCGAACCGGTAGAATCTCTTGATCAG GAGACGACGCTAAACGGCAACGCTGCCTACACCGCTGCTCCCGTGGAGGCACAGGAGCAGGTTTACCAGCCGCTGCCTGTTCAGGAGCCCAGCGAGCAGCCGATATCTAGCCCAGGCGTTGGCGCCGAGGAGGCGCACGAAGACCTCGACACTGAAGTTTCCCAGATAAATACACAGTCCAAAACACAGAGCAGCGAGCCTGCCGAGAGCTACAGCCGACCCATGTCACGCACCTCTTCCATGACACCC GGAATGCGTGCCAAGCGGTCTGAGATTGCTCAAGTAATCGCGCCCTATGAGGCAACCAGCACGGAACAGCTTTCGCTGACGAGAGGCCAATTAATAATGATCCGTAAAAAGACGGACTCCGGCTGGTGGGAGGGTGAGCTGCAGGCAAAGGGTCGACGGCGGCAGATCGGATGGTTCCCGGCCACTTACGTGAAGGTTCTCCAAGGCGGGCGCAACAGCGGACGGAATACTCCGGTTTCCGGTAGTCGAATCGAGATGACTGAACAGATCTTGG ACAAGGTCATTGCTCTCTATCCGTACAAAGCACAAAATGACGACGAGCTGTCGTTTGATAAGGACGATATCATTAGCGTTCTGGGTCGGGATGAGCCGGAGTGGTGGCGTGGCGAGCTGAATGGCCTTTCCGGTCTCTTCCCTAGCAACTATGTGGGGCCCTTCGTGACGTCCG AGATCAAGCCAGATCCAGGTGCCTGTTCTAGAAGATCCAAGGGAATCCAGCGGTTATGGCAACAGTGGCGCGGATGCGATATCGACCAGGCTGCACAGCACGGAGATGCATCCAACAATAAGCTGCGAGGCATTATTCAGGCCGTGCACATAACCAAGCGGCGGGATGGCCAACTAATGGGATGTGCCTATGTCCGGTTTGAGTGCAATGAGCTGTTGGCCAAGTCCATGCTTCAGGAAAATGGGAATCAATTGGTTGGCAAAGCAGTGGTGGTCGACTGGCAGCCAGAATTGCCGAAAAAACGATTTCGTCAGTGGCGTTGCTGGTGA
- the Dap160 gene encoding dynamin associated protein 160, isoform H, whose translation MNSAVDAWAVTPRERLKYQEQFRALQPQAGFVTGAQAKGFFLQSQLPPLILGQIWALADTDSDGKMNINEFSIACKLINLKLRGMDVPKVLPPSLLSSLTGDVPSMTPRGSTSSLSPLDPLKGIVPAVAPVVPVVAPPVAVATVISPPGVSVPSGPTPPTSNPPSRHTSISERAPSIESVNQGEWAVQAAQKRKYTQVFNANDRTRSGYLTGSQARGVLVQSKLPQVTLAQIWTLSDIDGDGRLNCDEFILAMFLCEKAMAGEKIPVTLPQEWVPPNLRKIKSRPGSVSGVVSRPGSQPASRHASVSSQSGVGVVDADPTAGLPGQTSFEDKRKENYVKGQAELDRRRKIMEDQQRKEREERERKEREEADKREKARLEAERKQQEELERQLQRQREIEMEKEEQRKRELEAKEAARKELEKQRQQEWEQARIAEMNAQKEREQERVLKQKAHNTQLNVELSTLNEKIKELSQRICDTRAGVTNVKTVIDGMRTQRDTSMSEMSQLKARIKEQNAKLLQLTQERAKWEAKSKASGAALGGENAQQEQLNAAFAHKQLIINQIKDKVENISKEIESKKEDINTNDVQMSELKAELSALITKCEDLYKEYDVQRTSVLELKYNRKNETSVSSAWDTGSSSAWEETGTTVTDPYAVASNDISALAAPAVDLGGPAPEGFVKYQAVYEFNARNAEEITFVPGDIILVPLEQNAEPGWLAGEINGHTGWFPESYVEKLEVGEVAPVAAVEAPVDAQVATVADTYNDNINTSSIPAASADLTAAGDVEYYIAAYPYESAEEGDLSFSAGEMVMVIKKEGEWWTGTIGSRTGMFPSNYVQKADVGTASTAAAEPVESLDQGMRAKRSEIAQVIAPYEATSTEQLSLTRGQLIMIRKKTDSGWWEGELQAKGRRRQIGWFPATYVKVLQGGRNSGRNTPVSGSRIEMTEQILDKVIALYPYKAQNDDELSFDKDDIISVLGRDEPEWWRGELNGLSGLFPSNYVGPFVTSGNV comes from the exons ATGAACTCGGCGGTGGATGCGTGGGCTGTGACCCCGAGGGAGCGTTTGAAGTACCAGGAACAGTTTAGGGCACTCCAGCCGCAGGCAGGATTCGTTACCGGCGCCCAGGCCAAAGGGTTCTTCCTGCAGTCCCAGCTGCCGCCCCTGATCCTGGGCCAAATATG GGCTCTGGCGGACACTGATTCCGACGGCAAGATGAACATCAATGAGTTCAGCATAGCCTGCAAGCTTATCAACCTCAAGTTGCGCGGCATGGACGTTCCCAAGGTTCTTCCTCCCAGCCTGCTGTCGTCTCTTACCGGCGATGTCCCCTCGATGACGCCACGTGGCTCCACAAGCTCCTTGAGCCCTTTGGATCCACTCAAGGGAATAGTTCCGGCAGTAGCTCCAGTTGTTCCCGTTGTGGCTCCACCGGTGGCTGTGGCTACTGTCATTTCACCGCCTGGAGTCTCAGTGCCGTCTGGCCCCACACCCCCCACCAGCAATCCACCTAGTCGCCACACGTCTATCTCAGAGCGAGCGCCATCGATCGAGTCTGT CAACCAAGGAGAATGGGCCGTTCAAGCTGCCCAAAAGCGTAAATACACGCAGGTGTTCAATGCTAATGATCGCACCCGATCTGGTTACTTAACTGGATCCCAGGCACGCGGCGTTCTCGTACAGAGCAAGTTACCCCAGGTCACGCTGGCCCAAATCTGGACGCTGTCCGACATCGACGGCGATGGACGGCTGAACTGCGACGAGTTTATTCTTGCCATGTTCCTATGCGAGAAGGCCATGGCTGGTGAGAAAATTCCGGTTACCTTGCCCCAGGAATGGGTACCGCCCAACTTGCGCAAAATAAAATCGCGACCGGGATCGGTCTCAGGGGTGGTATCCCGTCCTGGCTCACAGCCGGCCTCCCGACACGCATCTGTTTCATCCCAAAGCGGAGTGGGAGTCGTGGATGCTGACCCAACAGCCGGACTACCTGGACAAA CTTCCTTCGAAGACAAGCGAAAGGAGAATTATGTTAAGGGTCAAGCAGAGCTGGATCGTAGGCGCAAAATTATGGAGGACCAGCAGCGCAAGGAGCGGgaagagagagagcgaaagGAGCGTGAAGAGGCTGATAAGCGTGAAAAGGCTCGTTTGGAGGCCGAGCGTAAGCAGCAGGAGGAACTAGAGCGACAGCTCCAACGCCAGCGAGAGATTGAGATGGAGAAGGAGGAGCAGCGCAAGAGGGAACTGGAGGCTAAGGAGGCGGCCAGAAA GGAGCTTGAGAAGCAGCGCCAGCAGGAATGGGAGCAGGCTAGAATTGCCGAAATGAACGCACAGAAGGAGAGGGAACAAGAACGTGTTCTAAAGCAGAAGGCACACAACACCCAGCTTAATGTGGAGCTCAGCACACTGAATGAAAAA ATCAAGGAGCTTTCGCAGAGGATTTGCGACACTCGTGCCGGCGTGACAAACGTAAAGACCGTTATCGACGGAATGCGCACCCAGCGCGACACTTCCATGTCCGAAATGTCGCAGCTGAAAGCGCGGATTAAGGAACAGAACGCTAAACTGCTTCAGCTCACCCAAGAGAGGGCCAAGTGGGAGGCCAAGAGCAAGGCCAGCGGGGCTGCCTTGGGAGGGGAGAATGCGCAGCAGGAGCAACTGAATGCCGCATTCGCCCACAAGCAG TTAATTATTAACCAAATAAAGGATAAAGTCGAGAATATCAGTAAAGAGATTGAGTCAAAGAAGGAGGACATCAACACTAATGATGTACAGATGTCTGAGCTCAAGGCCGAGCTCTCCGCTCTAATCACAAAGTGCGAGGATCTGTACAAGGAATACGATGTGCAGCGCACCTCGGTGCTGGAATTGAAGTACAATCGAAAGAACGAAACTAGTGTATCGTCGGCCTGGGACACAGGCTCTTCCAGTGCTTGGGAGGAGACGGGTACGACTGTCACCGATCCCTACGCAGTTGCGAGCAATGATATCTCCGCACTGGCCGCTCCAGCTGTGGACTTAGGGGGACCGGCCCCAGAAGGATTCGTGAAATATCAAGCAGTATACGAGTTCAACGCACGCAACGCGGAGGAGATTACCTTTGTGCCTGGTGACATTATCCTGGTGCCATTGGAGCAGAACGCCGAGCCGGGATGGTTGGCTGGCGAAATAAATGGCCACACCGGCTGGTTCCCTGAATCCTATGTGGAGAAACTAGAAGTCGGTGAAGTTGCTCCTGTCGCCGCTGTCGAAGCCCCGGTTGATGCTCAAGTGGCCACCGTGGCTGACACCTACAATGACAATATCAATACCAGCTCGATTCCGGCAGCTTCCGCAGATCTGACTGCCGCCGGCGATGTCGAGTATTATATAGCCGCATATCCTTATGAGTCCGCCGAGGAAGGCGATTTGAGCTTCAGTGCCGGTGAGATGGTCATGGTCATCAAGAAGGAGGGTGAGTGGTGGACAGGTACCATTGGTAGCCGCACGGGCATGTTTCCTTCGAACTATGTCCAAAAGGCTGATGTGGGCACAGCGAGCACAGCCGCTGCCGAACCGGTAGAATCTCTTGATCAG GGAATGCGTGCCAAGCGGTCTGAGATTGCTCAAGTAATCGCGCCCTATGAGGCAACCAGCACGGAACAGCTTTCGCTGACGAGAGGCCAATTAATAATGATCCGTAAAAAGACGGACTCCGGCTGGTGGGAGGGTGAGCTGCAGGCAAAGGGTCGACGGCGGCAGATCGGATGGTTCCCGGCCACTTACGTGAAGGTTCTCCAAGGCGGGCGCAACAGCGGACGGAATACTCCGGTTTCCGGTAGTCGAATCGAGATGACTGAACAGATCTTGG ACAAGGTCATTGCTCTCTATCCGTACAAAGCACAAAATGACGACGAGCTGTCGTTTGATAAGGACGATATCATTAGCGTTCTGGGTCGGGATGAGCCGGAGTGGTGGCGTGGCGAGCTGAATGGCCTTTCCGGTCTCTTCCCTAGCAACTATGTGGGGCCCTTCGTGACGTCCG GAAACGTATAA